One part of the Salinivirga cyanobacteriivorans genome encodes these proteins:
- a CDS encoding TrkH family potassium uptake protein, protein MLNRKIILLILGILLLIEAFFLFVSGLVSLGFEGTDAPAFFISGGIAFLVGSVSFYYNRTANKELGKREGFLIVSLVWVVFSLFGSLPFIISGEIPSFTDAFFETISGFTTTGASILNDIESMPHGLLFWRSLTQWLGGMGIIVLSLSILPFLGIGGMQLFSAEVPGLTPDKLHPKVKETAKRLWVIYSLFTLAEFLLLLGGGMGWFDALNHSFTTMATGGYSTKQASIAYFNSPYIHYVIAIFMFIAGTNFTLSYFALHGKLGKVWKNEEFRYYLGFVLAFTILVTLGLYYIMDSLTLEKSFRDALFQVVSIVTTTGFATADYAVWGQFLLFVIFALMFFGGSAGSTGGGIKIVRIVVVIKNSYYEVKRLLHPKAVLPVRLNRKVMSEKVVMNVLAFIVFYFVIFVLGVGIMSSIGLDFKTAMGAVAASLGNIGPGIGGVGPTENFAFIPDAGKWFLAFLMLLGRLELFTVLAILTPVFWRS, encoded by the coding sequence ATGCTTAATCGTAAGATCATTTTACTCATTCTCGGCATTTTGCTCCTGATCGAAGCTTTTTTTCTATTTGTTTCAGGTTTAGTTTCACTTGGTTTTGAGGGTACCGACGCCCCGGCATTTTTTATTTCGGGCGGGATTGCTTTTTTAGTTGGAAGTGTTTCATTCTATTACAATAGAACAGCCAATAAAGAACTTGGTAAACGTGAAGGATTTCTGATTGTTAGCCTTGTTTGGGTTGTTTTCTCACTGTTTGGTTCATTACCGTTTATAATTAGCGGCGAAATACCTTCTTTTACCGATGCATTTTTTGAAACCATATCCGGGTTTACCACAACAGGAGCTTCAATTTTGAATGATATTGAATCCATGCCTCACGGATTGCTGTTTTGGAGAAGTCTCACACAATGGCTTGGTGGTATGGGGATTATTGTGCTTAGCCTTTCCATTTTGCCTTTTTTAGGAATAGGCGGCATGCAGTTGTTTAGTGCTGAAGTGCCCGGACTTACACCAGATAAGTTACACCCCAAAGTAAAGGAAACTGCTAAACGGCTATGGGTAATTTATTCGCTTTTTACGCTTGCCGAGTTTTTATTATTGCTGGGTGGTGGAATGGGTTGGTTCGACGCACTTAATCATAGTTTTACTACAATGGCAACAGGTGGTTATTCTACAAAACAGGCCAGTATAGCCTATTTTAACTCTCCCTACATCCATTATGTGATAGCCATATTCATGTTTATTGCCGGGACAAACTTTACTTTATCATATTTTGCATTACATGGTAAGTTGGGCAAAGTCTGGAAAAACGAAGAGTTTAGATATTACCTGGGGTTTGTACTAGCCTTTACCATATTGGTTACGTTAGGCCTTTATTACATTATGGATTCGTTGACACTCGAAAAATCTTTCCGTGATGCTTTGTTCCAGGTTGTCTCTATCGTAACTACAACCGGTTTTGCAACGGCCGATTATGCTGTATGGGGGCAGTTCTTATTGTTTGTAATATTTGCATTGATGTTTTTTGGTGGCTCTGCCGGGTCAACAGGAGGTGGAATAAAAATAGTAAGAATTGTAGTGGTGATTAAAAACAGTTACTACGAGGTCAAGCGCCTATTGCATCCCAAAGCCGTATTACCTGTAAGGCTGAATAGAAAAGTTATGTCGGAAAAGGTAGTTATGAATGTGCTGGCATTCATTGTTTTTTATTTTGTCATATTTGTACTGGGTGTGGGCATTATGTCTTCCATAGGGCTCGATTTTAAAACAGCCATGGGGGCGGTTGCAGCCTCACTTGGAAATATCGGGCCGGGTATTGGTGGTGTAGGGCCCACAGAAAATTTTGCCTTTATTCCTGATGCGGGTAAATGGTTTCTTGCTTTTTTAATGCTTTTAGGCCGTCTGGAACTTTTTACAGTTTTGGCAATATTGACACCTGTATTTTGGCGCAGTTAG